The sequence below is a genomic window from Lolium perenne isolate Kyuss_39 chromosome 4, Kyuss_2.0, whole genome shotgun sequence.
TCCAGGCAACCTGCAAAGTCCACACAATCTTGGTGCAGCCTTTTTCTTTAGTTTTGCAGCACATTTCTCATGGAAATTCATAGGTCTTTCACCTAGGTTGAACCCTGGTTTTCCTGACTGTGGTGGATCCTTATAAGGGCGATGCTCATCTTCATTTTTTTCTTCGTCACTTGAATTTTTCTCCTCATGGTTTATCTGTTCATTGTTGTGTCCATGATTGTTGTCTTCTCTATCTTCATGATGCATATTGTCAGTATCTTGTTGAACTGGGTCATCAACCTTTTTTCTCTTACGTGTGACTTTTTCTTTCGTCTGGAAGCGTTCCATTGCATCTTTGCATATAGCTTTCTTCAGCTCAGCAACTCCTTCAGCAAACAAGTCGTATGACCTATCATCCGTGCAGACAGTAGATAGTATGTGTGATATTTTGCTCATTTCAATCGCGTGTCTAACAGCCAAGTGTGTGTTCTGTGATGCTGTATTGCTTCTTCTCTCCGTCAATCGCGCTACCTCTATCCCAGCTGCAGTAGTCCATCTAGGGTTGATGAAACTGACAGGAAGCTCAGTCAAACCAATATGACTAGCCACCCTCATGACATGGCAGCAGTGTATTCAATCGCGAGCCATCTTAGAGCACGAGCATCTGTACACATCGTCATCAGAGGAAACAGTAACCACATATATTAATCTTGGGAACTCTGCATTTCTATAGTTTGCAACCCTAATAACTCTGTACAATCTCTTCTCTTCCACAACTTCAACGTTGTAAGCAGTCCCCTTCCTTAGCTCTTCAGCAAACTTGCCGTATATTGGGTCTGTGTAGATTTTCATTGCTTCCCTTTCAAGAGGATTGAATCCCCAATTCACAGACTCCTTGAACTCACTTTTCTCTCTTAGGCGATCTAGGTCGGACTGTTTTTTTTCTTGTATTATGATATACTCCTTGAAGAATGTTGCAATCGAGTCCTTCCTTTTTACATAGTGTTTGAATAAGGAGTTTGTGCTCTCACTTCTCCCCGTCGATGAAGTGAATGGGAAGAATCTCTCTTTGAAATATGCTGGGACCCACTGAGCTCTGATGTCATATATCCTGTCCAGGTGTGGCTCTCCCAAAGCATTGTGACGCTCCAAAGAGATCATGCCAGCTATTTTCGAATTCCTCCGGAGTAAATGAGTTCCTTATAACCGCTCTTAGTTCTTCCTTCAGAGTCCCTCTTCTTTGCGAAGAATAGGGACAACTTGTCATCCAGGTTCTTGCTGATGTGAAAGTTGCGTAAACGGTGCAATCGTGTAAGGTAATGCTTCAGATATTGCAATCCTCATTGCAACGTCTTGGTCTGTTATTATAGTTTCTGGGTGCTTGTTGTCCATAGCAGACAGGAATTCCTCAAACAGCCACTTGAAAGTGTCTGCTCTCTCATCCTCGAGcagtcctaccgcgaacacgactgTTTTGCCATAGTTATCAACCCCTAATATTGGAGCAAATGGCATCCCATACTGGTTGGTTGAAAATGTTGTATCAAATGATACAAATTGACCAAACTTTGAGTAGTTTGCCCTCCCTATTTGGTCTATCCAAAATATACTTTTCACTCTATTATCGCTGTCAACATCAAGTGAATGTCTGAATCCAGGCATCTTTTCACGTGCTTCCTTGAATAGTAGCAACAACTCTTCAATGTCCCTGTTCttaattttctttctttcttttgctAGCTCGTTCTCTAGGTTTTTTGTATCAAATGGAACTGCCCTGAAGCTtccccttgttttcctgaatattTTCATTATGTTCCTGGGTGGAACTCTTGTTTCTTGTAGGATGTGGATCAGAGTCTTGTCTGATGCAGACATTGACCTGTGACACTTCATGAACCTTACTATCCACTCTGACGGAGCTAGGTTGTGGTTATGTTCTAGTCTTACGTTACTTATTGACCACTTTCCTCTGTATTCTTTCACAAACATTCTGACTTTGCATTTTGTCTGCACAATCCTGGAAGTCCGTCTCTGTCTGAGTGCACTGTCAACGTATGTATCGTCACGGCACCTGTTGCATGAGAATGTCTGTCTTGTTATTTCATTGGTTTTTCTAGACTCGTAGGAGGTGTCCTTTTTTATTGCAAATCCAACCCTTCTTGCGTACAATGCAAAGAAGAAGAATGCATCATCTTTTGAATCGAATTCCATCCCAACTGTGGGAGTAGATGCCTCTGATATCTCTTGCattgttggatacttcttgtttgcAAACATTCTGTCCATTTCAAGCTCTTCAGCAGTCGGTTCCTCTGGATTCAGATCGACTCAAGAGTTTCTTCATATTTTTCATCTTCTTTGTTCCCATGCTCATCACCATTTGAATAATCAGCATTGTCAGCTGGGCATGCATTCTCaccagcaaatgatgcaccatctGCATGCAATTCTGGGATGTTGCTATCAGCATATCCTTCGTTGTCTTCGTTCTCGAATTTGAGCACCTGGTTTTCACATAGATGCATCATGATTTTTGGGGTATCAGCTATGGTGTTTTGTTTAATGTCTCCCAAATAAACTCAAtgtttttactttatttttgtttgtaAATTATGTTACGTGAAGCAATTTGACatgttacctcatttaaatcgaaGTCCTTGCATTTTTGTTTGCTCGCCCTTGTTATGTTTGATGACGTATGTCCTTCCGCTTCCGAGTTTTGTTGTGCATGTAAAAACTTTCTTCAACTGCTTGTAGCTCTGCCAAGCTTTCGAGCTCAGCTCTCTCTTTCCTTCTCTGAAGAAATGCCTGTAATGTGTAACAAAGACTTttattagtttttcttttttgagGATATGAACAAATCCCATCTCTATAGTCTGCAGAGGTTCATTACCTGTGCAAATTTATCTACCATCCTCCGGCACTGTATCGGTGTCTTCCCTGTCATAGATCCAAATATACTTTCTGCAGCAGTTGTTCCATCCTCCTGTTGTGTTTTTCCCGACTCATTCGCTTTTGTTGTATCCATCTGCAAAAGAAATTATTGTTGTATCAGAGTTACTCTTTCTGTTTTACATTTGTTAGTCATAGTCACAtgtttatgtatatgagtttaaaTCAATTTTTTTTTCATATCTGCCTTTTTCAGATAATGGAGGATTTAACTTTTTTGTGTGCAAGTCAATAAGAGTCTGTGGAGCTATGGACAAAGAATTTATGGACAGATGATACACAGTGTTACCATTTTTGTTCTACGTGTGCTGTGTAACTTTTAGTACACAGGAGGATGTTAACAGAGTTTTTCTTAATTCTgtctctttttttattttttttctctttGAGCTGTGTAAAGTGATCAATGTTCTGTAAGTTTCTCTATGTGATGTACATTGTACGTTTTTTCCCATGTAATATTCTACTATTCTGAACCTTTTCTATATTTTTCTATTATGGTAAATGAAGGTAATGTACATATGATTTTCTAGGTTTTCTAGATGAAAAATGCATGTGCTAGTTGAATTAAGTACTAACCTTTCCTTTTTATACCGTATGCTGGTGGGTGAATTTCCTATCTCAGATCAAGGACTCATCCCGTAAACCACTTGGATGATTTTGTCTATAACCTGAGCACCCTAAATCTCTCTCTCTAGAAGTTCTTCGTGAAATTTGTAGGATGATTCTCAGATTTCGTCCATCTGGTCCACTTGCTCCATTGCTTTTTGATGTGCACCAGGCGGAAGCTTTTTTGTTTGGTTGAGGAGAGAGATGGTGGCGATGGTTGGTGGCGGAGGAGATGGATCTGTCCCCGATCAGATCCTGGGGAAGAAGGAGTTTATCTCCTTCTTTTTTTTCGGTTTTTACTGATGAGGTTTTGATTATTGTGTACATGACCCTGTTTCTTATCTTCCTCTATCTTTCATTTCTATCCTTGTGTGTGTACATGTCCACCTGTTCCGTGGGTATTTTTTATACTTTATTTTTTCGAGGGGTTTTTTGTCAATAGGTAGATCCTACCTAACCCGACGGTCTCGTTTTGTCTGGAGTTCGAGCTGTCCCCTTTCCTCTTTCATTCTATTTCCTCTCCCGACCATTCTCCATCAATCTCGTATATTTTCCTCCAAGAAGGCGCTAGGCGTGTACGGAGGAGAAACCATGGGCAGATCCATCTAGGTCCTGTTTTCAGATCTGTTTTTTTTTGTCCTGCCCTTTGTTTCCTTTTCAATTTCTTCATACCTATACGTTTCTTCCAGCTCGTACGATCGCTGGTTTTCGTACCTCTTTTTCTTTGGCTTTTTCATCTTTTTGCAGATCCAATGATTTTTTGTTCCGCTTATCTTATGATGATTCGTCTATACTCCCCTGTACCTTTTTCCTGGATGATTTTTTGTTTTCCTCCAGGATTTTTTGTTTGGTTTTCTGTTCATATTGGTCTTCTTCTCTCAGCATTTCTTTTTTTCGAATGACTGATATATCAATTGTGTTAATCAAGGTACACCAACTTCTTTGTTTTTGCAGGGTGTATGGAGATTAATCTTTCAAACTAGCAATCCTTCTTCTTATATTTTTTCTTCCATCTGCAAGCCATGGATGGGAATGATGCAGCAACGGTATAACATGATTTTTTTGTGTTtgtctcttttttctttttgtgtTTATCTGTTTTGTGTATGTCCCaaattatatatgttttgctttttCTGGTTGATCATTTATTAAATTTTTGTGTGCCTAGATCATAGTTGATGTTCATCAACCTGTAACGACTATTCGATGCCATGTGTACAAGGTAGTGTGAAAGTGCTGTCATTTGATGGATTGTTTGTGTTCATTATACGGCGTTTTATCTGTGCGTAGAAGGTGTCGACATGAAGTGTACTGTCTCTTTGTCTCACTGGGGTAGTACTGGTTTTGTATTGAAGAATATCTTTTACGGATTGTTCACTATTTACTGGGTATATGCTTTTCATTTCTTTTTTTTAATTGTGTGTGTGCTTGTTCCTCTTTTATAGAAAAATGAAGCACACAACATTGAATACTACATGTTCACATTACATTGTTAATAGTTGTTGTGACCTACTTTTTTGGTATGTTAAGACTACATACTTGCTGTTCATCAACATGTACCGACTATTCGattatttatttttttaatcATGTAATTTGCAATTATCAGGGCTTTAGGTCCAAGCTCTCGCTTCCTAAGTTTCTTGGAGTGACTAGACGGTTGACAGCTAGTCAGAAAAAGCTTGTTGCTGATATTGGTCTTGagcaactgctctatgtgacctgTGATTATCTTCCTAGGAGTCTCATCGCTTACCTGGTAGCTAACTTCGATTCGCAGACTAGGTTGCTCTCTCTACCTAATGGTCCTCCTGTCAAATTCAGTGCCTATTGTATCAACAAAGTTCTCGGCACACCCATCGGAGGTTTGCTGATTGGTAGGAAAGTCGATCCTCATTTAAGGGCAGCTATTGGTGATTTGACCAACTGCAAAGGACATTACCCTACCATTTCGAAATTTGGATAAAATTTTGACAAGTGAATTGGATGGAGACACTTTCAAAATTGTTTTCACTTTGTATGCCATGACCGCTTTTCTCTGTCCTTCTAGCCATGACGCTGTGAGTCCTGATTACTTACACATCGTGGAGAATCCTTCTGTGATATCTTCTTTCGACTTCTCAAGTGCTGTACTCCAAAAGCTCGTTTCTTCCATCGAAGCTTATAATGGAGGTACAACTTCGGTCTTAGGAGGGAATGGTACGTAATGTTCATACCATGGTAGAATTCTCCAAAAGGGGGGAAAAAGTCTGTATTTTAACATCTTTTCTGCTTTTGTGTTGTCATAGGCTGTGTACTTTGAGTTTCTTGACACTGAGGTGATTCTGCCACACTTGAAGTGCAATGTTCCTCGAATATCAATATGGTCTTCTTCTTTGGTTTCGGAAATCGAGATGCTAGATTGTGTTTGCAAAGACAAAGCAATATTCGGTAGCTTGCCTGTATGTTTTCCTTTTTCCAGACTTAGTTTATTTCGTACAAATTTCATTTTTCTCACACAATTATGCTTCAAACATTGTTGTTTTTCTTCTCTCATTCATTCAGACGAAAGATGTTGCAAGGACCCCTTTTGGAAATTCACTTAATGAAGGTCAAACCATTgagagtaattcatatgaagaccTTCTACAATTTGTCTTGTCAACAACACCTTTGGAGTCGCATGAAGAGGTATGTATGCTTCTAAGATAATTATAATTCTGTGATAGCACCAACTGCTTTTGAAGAATTCTACCCTGGTCGGGGGGGTGGGGGGTCTTTTTTTTGGGAGGATGGTGTTTTTCTGCGAGGGAGTTGACATGTTCACGTTTTTACGCTTTGGTACGCGATCGGGTTGATAATTTCACGTTTTTACATTTGATAAATAACTTTTCGTGGGATTGATACATAACTGGTCGTGGGGTTGATAAATACACTTTTTTCACAAAAGTGCGACATGTGGTTGATAAATTGACGTTATTACACTTGATAAATAACTTATATGGCGTTTGATACATAACTGGGCAGGTGGTTCTTAAATACACCTTTATTCATAGGCAGGCTACTGGGTTGATAAGTCCACCCTTTTACAGTTGATAAATAACTGATCGTGGGGTTGATACATACCTGCTCAGGTGGTTGATAAATACACTTTATTTTTGCCAGGGTAGGCTACTGGGTTGATAAATTCACCTATCTACATTTGATAAATAACTGATCGATGGGTTCATACATAACTGGTCAAAGGGTTGATAAATACACTTTTTCTAAGTCTGTTGTTCAATAGTTCTTTTTTATACTAGTTGCATTTTTTTTTATTAATGTgtcttttgtttttatttttgttttgttcatAAAGGTTAAGGCACAAGTCGCTTTGTTAATAAGCAAAATGCAGAAAGACATAATGGACTCCATACAACCAGTAATTGTCAAGAATGTCATGAGTTTTCTTAGGATGACTTCAGTTAGTTCATCCTTGTTGAATACTGATGAGAAGCATAAATGTCAGAGTGGACCTGTGTGTTTCAAAGTACCTTCGCATGGTTCTACTGTTTACCAAAGTCCATTAGTTCAGTCGGACACTATGTGTATTCCTGGGCATGCAGCAGCATTAAAATTTTCTGATCCTCTGACTATGTCTGATGTGGACTGTGAAATAGAACATGTCTGCAATGATGGGTGCTTGTTACCAGTTCCTGACGATGATACGCTTGAGAGATTGAATAAAGAAGCTATGAAGGATGGTCAGGTTCCTGATATCGCCTCCATTatttctgctatggaatctcttgAATACCCAAGCGGTCTAGGTGAACTCACCTGTAACTTTGAGTTGTTGGAGCAGATGATCCCGCCCAAGCCTGACTTCTCTCAGTTTTATGATTCTGCATCACCAGGACTTGACATGCTTCAGTATGTTATAGATCAAGCTGCAAAAGAGAGGAAACTTATGGATGCAAGGGAATTGCAGTCACAGCTGTTGTTTGAAAAAGTTCACTTCTCTGTCGATTTGGACAGTGTCAGTAGTTTCAGGAGACCCAATGGCGCAGGGTACTCTTGCAATGAAATATTATCCTCCAACAAAAGAAATGCAATGATTTCAAGCAATGATTTTGGTTATGAATCTGCTTGCTTGATAAAGAGGCTAAGGATGTTTGGAATTAAAGAAGAAGCTGCAGTTCAGAGCATTGATCCTGCTGGTATAGATAATACAAAGGAAACTCGTTTTAATGATGGAGAGACATCCTCTATATCTCCCATCAACTGTACCATATCGCACAGACATGTTCAAGCTCCTGAGACCTCGTATTCATGGGATGAAAGTGAGTTTGACAGGGAGTTATTAAGAACAACACTTCAAGCAGAGGCTGAGCACGAATCGAAGCTACGTTCGACGCAGTTTCCAAGTTATGAAAATCAAGCATTCAATGTTACAGAGATCAGCCCAAACAAGGTCATATAAGAGTTCAATTCTACACTGGTTGAACAAGATGTTTTCAAGGACATTGTGCACAGAGTCCCCAAAACTGCAAAAGCAAAGACGTAAGTTGATCTCACATTGATCATTTTTTTTATCGGCAGTACTTGTTTCTTATACTGTCCATCCTTTTTTTTATGTGTTTGTGTTCActgtctttattttgtttttgtgtttCGTTGTTTCTTTTTTGGCAGTGTCAATATTGTGCGAATGGGTAGTACTTGGGCCGAGCACCGTGTTTTTGCTCTTAGTATGCAAGTGTATGGTAATGTGAACAAATACGTTATCAACATGTTGGGGAAAGCTGTCATTGTTGAGGATACTGAGAAGCGTTCACTGAAACTTTTACCTGAAGACCATTGGAAACGATATTTCATCCCTTTTGATGAATCTGTAAgcttcttttctttttcatctctctctctctctatatatatatatgcttgTGATACATATAGGTTGGACTTTTTTTTCATAAACCTGTATTGATGTTTTCATTATCAATATGTAGGCTCTGTTTGCAAAACCTTATGAGAACCCTGGAACCCTGTCTAGACTCATATCACATGAAATGATTGGTTTTAAGCTCGATTCAATGGATCTGGTATGTTTTTTATAAACTTTTATATGTGTTCTGAAATAATGGCTTTATAACCCTCTTTTTATTTTGCCTTATTGTTTTTCAGCAGCTTTTGAAACTTTTTATCTATCAGATGTTGTATTTTATCTTCTCACACTTATTATTGTCCTTTCCTTGTTATGCCTTTTTTTTTATCGTAGGTGCATGTTCCGTTGATGACATCTGGGTTCTACTACCTTCTTCTTATCAACTTTAGGTTAAAGTTGTTTGAAGTGTTATaccctaacacaaaattcaatcttGTGTCTGAGCATGTCGAGGTTGCAATTAAGAATTTTAAAATGGGATTCAATTTATCGTACAAGCACTCATTGATCAAAGTTGATGGCATGCAAACAATTTACAGGAGTGTATGTTCTTCTGACAAAGAGTATGTCACAATTTCCTATATCTGTTTTCACATGTTCTATATgtttacagaaaaagaaaaaaagaaggaggtaataaAAGTTATCAGGGGTATTGTTATGTAGTTACCATTGGTTTTGATAGTATGTTACCAGGTCATTCATTATATAGTTACCAATGGGTGGGGGAGGGGTGGTGGTGCAAGTTATGATTCTGTATAGCTTTTCCCTTTTTTATAGGTTATTGTTTTTTTCAGTGTTCTCAAATTATGTTGTTTTTAAGAAGGTGTCAGGCCATTTTTGATTGTGTCGTTACGAGGGCTtttgtttccttttcttttatgtaTCCTAATGCTATACAAGTTCTACTGTAACTTTTTATCCTTTCTTTTTAATGTATTTTTTCAGTTGTGACAGTGGTGTGTTCATCATGGAATTAATAAGAAATCAGAAGGGAGGAAACAAACTCTGTTTTGAACCAGTatgtttttctcttttttttgttaattacttatcatatgtgttttttcatttcctttttcatttctttttTGTTACCGATGAATGAAATATATTTGTTAAAATgtttatttaatatatgtattctTTATTGTCTTTTTTTAGAACCATGCAAAACCATTGCGCGAAAGTCTTACTTACTATATGGTTGCTCATCCTTTCAATGAGAAGATGCCACTGGAAACAAAAGAAATCCTTAGGAAGCATGTACGTTTTTTTCACATTTTTGATTTATCTTTTTTAATGAATTTTCTTAATCTTTTTTATTGATCAATCTATTGATCagtatttatttttcttttttttgccaTGCATTTCATGATACAGGGAATCCCATTTGACCACCAGGTTTGTATTTCTTAAATCTAGTTTTTATATGGCTTTTTTTCCCATATCATTTTGTTTTGTTGTTTGTTTTTGCACACAATTGACTGTACTTCTTTTATTTCAGACACCAGGTTACTATCCCTGGATGCACGAGCAAAACAAGCTTGTTAATGGTGAATATCACATAGTCCTTTTTGTCATATCTTCATTTTTTGTTATCTGTTTTGTTCATATTTttgcaattaaatttttatttattttttgcatGATATGAGTTGGCTGTCTTTTTTTTTGAATGCAGATGATACTGACTCCATTGAAGAAATGCTTATTTTCTGatccttttccatgttatgaGTGTCCGATTTTGCTGTGAAGAGGAGATGAGATGCGACCGATAAGATGTAGTGTAGACAATTTTTTTTTTATCAAtcattttatgtttcttcttcttttttaaaTTAATTGACTAGTTATTGTTCTAGTTTTTGTGGAAGTGTAATGACTTTTAAATGTCGACATATCCATCCGGGGTTGGAATGTGAGTGAGAACCTTGTGTTTGTCAAATAATAATCGCAACTTATTCCTCTTATTTCATTCTTTTTTGGGGGGTTCGCACTGTGTTTGGCCCATCGTGGCCCAGTAATTAAACTCCTTTGTTATCTAGTCTTTTTTTTTGTTACTGGGCCGTCTCTTCAGGTCCAGTCCAGTAAACAACTTCTATAAGTATTCCTGGTCTGGAACCGACGGAGCCCCCACATCTACAGTTTCCGCATTTACAGTTCTTCTCGCCCGAGAAGTGGGAGGGGCGGTTCAGAGCAAGCGGATAGAACGGTGGTGTAAGTTCAATCTCAAATCTTCCGCCGTCATCTCTCTTTTcgatctatatttcttctcacttTTCTTTTTTCGCATTACTGTCTAGTTGCTTTGTAGCATTTTCTCAAGTTTCTATGGTGTTTTTCTTGCTGGAAAAACCAATCTATGTATCTTTTTGGTGTTCTTTTTTGTGGAATCTGAGTTCTCTCTGTAGCTTTTTTTTGTTGTCTTTCGTCCGGATCTCATCCTAATGGTCTTTTTCCTTCTAATATATTCTACTTTTTAATCGACTATCTGATGTATCTTAGATTTTTTTATTTTCGCAGGTGAACAGTAAGTGCGAACAAAAGGGTGGTTTTCTCTTTCTGGAGGTCGTTGCTGTTCAAGTTTTTTTGGTGGAGATCTGCTTTTTTGTTCGTCGGTGGTGAGCACTTTCCCCTTTTTTTTATGTATTTGTATTACCTTTTATCtatatttatttttcttatcTGCATGTTTTCATTTAATCATTATCCTCCTGGCAGTAAGTCAAGAAATTGGGATCcaatattttttttttgtaatctttcttgcGTCTGGAATCCTGGTTATGTGTCAGTAGTAAAGTAGATATCATGGTAGGTATCAACAGTTATACATTGTAGTCATCAAGGTGCTTTTTTATAGTGCTTTTAGTTTCATGTTCTTCACCTTCAGTTTTACATTGACAGCTGGTAGTCTGTTAGCATAACTCTAGATATCATAGTAGTTATCAACATTCCTGTTCTGTAGTTATCAAGGTGCTTTCTATCCACTGCTCGTTGGTGACCTTTAACTGTTAGTTTTAAACATTTTTTGATATTTTGTTTTGATTAGTGCTTTTTGTACATTTCTAGGAGAGTGAAATTCAGTATGTCTACTTATGTGACTGAAGAGACGAGGGTTCAGGTGTCTAAGTTCCTTCTTAGTAAACTAGGACTTACTCCTGGCCCAGTCACCAACCTGTTTCTTGTCAAGAACCTTTCCTGTTTTCAGCCTGCTGGAGTCTTCAAGTGTCTCCATGTCATCAACAAGCTGGTCGGCACAGAGTTTGATTTCATAGTTAATCAAAGCCGCCAGTGTGAAGTCTTTGTTAGGTGCATGACCCCTGTTGCGTGTACGAAGCTTCACGATGTGCTTCCTTTAACCTTTAAGTTTGATGAAGCTCGCGTGAAGTTTTGCAAGGTTAGCTTCCTTGAAACACTCCCAGAAGATGAAGACATTTTCCTCAAGGAACCAGCCAAGACCTTTTCAGCCAGCATGGAGAATCGTAGTATTACTCAACAGAAGCTTCTAGGTTACCCTGCTGGGTACTCTGATGCAAGCCTTGACATGGATTATGAGGAGAACATCAGAATGACGGACACCATGATGAAGATTCTCGGTGTTTCTGAGGGTTCTCAAGAGGGTCTAGTTAGAGTGAACCTAAAATATCTGCTTTCACCTGAGTACATTGCCCATGCATACTCTGTTGTGCAATCCCCAGACCTTGTCAAGTTTGCTGTTGAATACAACTCCAAGCTTTATATGAAGTTCAAGATCCCAATGATGGCTGAGGTGATGACCAAGAGCCACTACTTTGTTGATAGATTCATGATCAAGTTCTATTTAGTCAAGACTGTCAGGAAGTGTTCATTCATGGAAGATATTGGCAGGAAATGTCCAGTATACAGTAGGCTCAAGAATGAAGACCATTTCGAAGACCATTTCGAGTCTGCTTGATTTCTTAATAGACGATATAGTGCCTTTCCCTTTCCCTAAGTGTTTTTTAGAAGCACACTATGAACTCCATGTAATGTGGTGCTTTTGTATCAAGGCATAAAGCCCTTGATGTTTGATTTGTGTACTATATACTTTCTGTGTCTAGGTGGTTTGATGAAACTTTTTTTTTAATGCTGCTTTTACGTCGTGTGTAATG
It includes:
- the LOC127346953 gene encoding protein FAR1-RELATED SEQUENCE 5-like; translated protein: MDRMFANKKYPTMQEISEASTPTVGMEFDSKDDAFFFFALYARRVGFAIKKDTSYESRKTNEITRQTFSCNRCRDDTYVDSALRQRRTSRIVQTKCKVRMFVKEYRGKWSISNVRLEHNHNLAPSEWIVRFMKCHRSMSASDKTLIHILQETRVPPRNIMKIFRKTRGSFRAVPFDTKNLENELAKERKKIKNRDIEELLLLFKEAREKMPGFRHSLDVDSDNRVKSIFWIDQIGRANYSKFGQFVSFDTTFSTNQYGMPFAPILGVDNYGKTVVFAVGLLEDERADTFKWLFEEFLSAMDNKHPETIITDQDVAMRIAISEALPYTIAPFTQLSHQQEPG